The following coding sequences lie in one Kitasatospora azatica KCTC 9699 genomic window:
- a CDS encoding LacI family DNA-binding transcriptional regulator, which translates to MAERVTIAQVAEEAGVSAMTVSNVMNGKPGASEETRRRVTEVAARLGYRPNVAARNLKAGRTGLVGLIALDLTTQYGLEILRGVAEELAGAERELLVNATYQDAVREIERIEFLARGLVDGVLMIAPVLEDQAVELLRRRNLPCVIIDPRRLDVPLPRLSVDNYHGMRLGTQHLIDLGHTRIAYIRGEEDLESTSLRFQGFRDAMRLAGLGVDERLVAECDFSYTCGFRTASRLIADHRPTAIVAGADLMALGAIDAARAHGLDVPTDFSVVGFDDLPQAAQSFPGLTTVRQPLHDMGQKAARALLSLIDGQQLLMDHMQVPTDLVVRNSTAPPPGSARTTAERSMRGPAPRDGLRA; encoded by the coding sequence GTGGCAGAGCGGGTGACCATCGCTCAGGTGGCCGAGGAAGCCGGCGTCTCGGCGATGACCGTGTCCAACGTCATGAACGGCAAGCCGGGGGCGTCCGAGGAGACCCGGCGCCGTGTCACGGAGGTGGCGGCGAGACTCGGGTACCGTCCGAACGTCGCGGCCCGCAATCTCAAAGCCGGCCGTACCGGGCTCGTCGGCCTCATCGCTCTGGACCTGACCACCCAGTACGGATTGGAGATCCTGCGCGGCGTCGCGGAAGAACTCGCCGGTGCCGAGCGGGAACTGCTCGTCAACGCCACCTACCAGGACGCGGTGCGGGAAATCGAGCGGATCGAGTTCCTGGCGCGTGGTCTCGTCGACGGTGTGCTCATGATCGCGCCGGTCCTGGAGGACCAGGCGGTCGAACTGCTGCGCCGACGGAACCTGCCCTGCGTGATCATCGACCCGCGGCGCCTGGATGTGCCGCTGCCTCGGCTGAGTGTCGACAATTACCACGGGATGCGCCTCGGTACACAGCACCTGATCGATCTCGGCCACACCCGGATCGCCTACATCCGCGGCGAAGAGGACCTCGAAAGCACCTCCCTCCGCTTCCAGGGCTTCCGGGACGCGATGCGGCTCGCAGGGCTGGGCGTCGACGAACGGCTCGTCGCCGAGTGCGACTTCTCCTACACCTGCGGCTTCCGTACCGCCTCTCGCCTGATAGCGGATCACCGTCCCACGGCGATCGTCGCCGGTGCCGATCTGATGGCCCTCGGCGCCATCGACGCGGCACGGGCCCACGGCCTCGACGTACCCACCGACTTCTCCGTCGTCGGCTTCGACGATCTGCCGCAAGCGGCCCAGAGTTTCCCCGGCCTGACCACCGTGCGCCAGCCGCTGCACGACATGGGCCAGAAGGCGGCCCGCGCGCTGCTGTCCCTCATCGACGGACAGCAGCTCCTCATGGACCACATGCAAGTGCCCACCGACCTCGTGGTACGCAACTCGACCGCCCCACCACCCGGCAGTGCACGGACCACCGCCGAGCGGAGCATGCGCGGACCGGCACCGCGGGACGGGCTCCGGGCCTGA
- a CDS encoding DeoR/GlpR family DNA-binding transcription regulator encodes MPRQAPDAAPLTQERRNRIRLELQHSGAVRSKELSARWAVSPMTIRRDLAALESAGHAVRVHGGALNGPEATHAPQPSPDRPGGQRAQLREIAAAAAATVRPGMAIGLVGGPAIELLAAELTQRQDITVVTNSLRIDGLLNSTSHTSPTVILTGGQRGPGGLLAGPIAMRALAGIQVDTVFVDCSGADSEAGLTVDDLAEAELRRQLFRSAGRRVLLAESTVFGARALAPFAPLSDLDAVFTEPDDSASRARGAVLGAIGRSGAGNRPARHREGD; translated from the coding sequence ATGCCCCGTCAAGCACCCGATGCCGCCCCGCTCACGCAGGAGCGCCGCAACCGCATCCGTCTCGAGCTGCAGCATTCCGGCGCGGTCCGCAGCAAGGAGTTGAGCGCTCGGTGGGCCGTCTCACCCATGACGATCCGCCGCGACCTGGCTGCCCTCGAGTCCGCGGGGCACGCGGTGCGGGTACACGGCGGAGCGCTGAACGGACCCGAGGCGACACACGCGCCGCAACCCAGCCCCGACCGACCCGGCGGACAGCGCGCGCAGCTGCGGGAAATCGCGGCCGCGGCGGCGGCCACCGTGCGGCCGGGCATGGCCATCGGCCTGGTCGGCGGCCCCGCGATAGAGCTGCTGGCAGCTGAACTGACGCAGCGTCAGGACATCACCGTGGTGACCAACTCGCTCAGAATCGACGGCCTGCTCAACAGCACGAGCCACACCTCGCCCACGGTGATCCTGACCGGTGGCCAGCGCGGACCAGGCGGGCTGCTCGCCGGGCCGATCGCCATGCGCGCGCTGGCGGGCATCCAGGTGGACACCGTGTTCGTGGACTGCTCCGGTGCCGATTCCGAGGCAGGGCTGACCGTCGACGACCTCGCCGAGGCTGAATTGCGACGCCAGCTGTTCCGCTCGGCCGGTCGCCGCGTCCTGCTGGCCGAGTCCACGGTCTTCGGCGCCCGTGCCTTGGCGCCCTTCGCGCCCCTGTCCGACCTCGATGCCGTCTTCACCGAACCCGACGACTCCGCCAGCCGGGCACGCGGCGCGGTACTCGGCGCAATCGGTCGGTCCGGCGCCGGAAACAGACCGGCTCGACACCGAGAGGGCGACTGA
- a CDS encoding glycoside hydrolase family 27 protein gives MTRSTRPLPERHLRPPMGWNSWDCYGTTVTEEEVLANAAFMRDHLLSHGWDTVVVDIQWYEPTARAHGYNPDAPVVLDGHGRQLPAPNRFPSAVGSAGFGPLADRVHQLGLRFGLHIMRGIPRRAVADRMPVAGTGWTADEIADTGSVCPWNADNYGLNHDHPGAQAYYDSQVAQFADWGVDFIKADDMLFPYHEREIAAYARAIERSGRPIELSLSPGTDLSLAHLDHLRDNATMWRICDDLWDRWEDVEAQFARTARWAPWQGEGGWADADMLPLGRIGIRAERGEDRLCSLTHPEQISLLTLWVISRSPLMMGGDLPTSPPETIELLTNDEALAVLWHSTGNREVLREQNLILWTADDTDRRTRYAAVFSLADTPEQVTVPLGSIGARPGDHIRELWTRTDTPHDGHSLRIDLPTHGAALYRLSP, from the coding sequence ATGACCCGGTCCACACGTCCGCTGCCCGAACGACACCTGCGTCCGCCGATGGGCTGGAACAGCTGGGACTGTTACGGCACCACCGTCACCGAGGAGGAGGTCCTGGCCAACGCGGCCTTCATGCGGGACCACCTGCTGAGCCACGGCTGGGACACCGTCGTCGTGGACATCCAGTGGTACGAGCCCACGGCCCGCGCGCACGGCTACAACCCGGACGCCCCGGTGGTCCTCGACGGCCACGGCCGCCAACTGCCCGCCCCGAACCGGTTCCCCTCCGCGGTGGGCAGCGCGGGATTCGGGCCGCTGGCCGACCGCGTGCACCAACTCGGCCTGCGCTTCGGCCTGCACATCATGCGCGGCATCCCGCGCCGCGCCGTCGCCGACCGCATGCCGGTGGCGGGCACCGGCTGGACCGCCGACGAGATCGCCGACACCGGCTCCGTCTGCCCCTGGAACGCCGACAACTACGGCCTGAACCACGACCACCCAGGAGCCCAGGCGTACTACGACTCCCAGGTCGCCCAGTTCGCCGACTGGGGCGTCGACTTCATCAAGGCCGACGACATGCTCTTCCCGTATCACGAACGGGAGATCGCCGCCTACGCCCGGGCCATCGAGCGCAGCGGGCGGCCGATCGAACTGAGCCTGTCGCCGGGCACCGACCTCTCTCTCGCCCACCTCGACCACCTGCGGGACAACGCCACCATGTGGCGGATCTGCGACGACTTGTGGGACAGGTGGGAGGACGTCGAAGCCCAGTTCGCCCGCACTGCGCGATGGGCCCCCTGGCAGGGTGAGGGCGGCTGGGCGGACGCCGACATGCTGCCCCTGGGCCGTATCGGCATCCGCGCCGAGCGCGGCGAGGACCGGCTGTGCTCCCTCACCCACCCGGAGCAGATCAGCCTGCTCACCCTGTGGGTCATCTCCCGCTCCCCGCTGATGATGGGCGGCGACCTCCCCACCAGCCCACCGGAGACCATAGAGCTGCTCACCAACGACGAAGCGCTCGCCGTCCTGTGGCACAGCACAGGCAACCGCGAGGTGCTCCGGGAGCAGAACCTCATCCTGTGGACCGCCGACGACACCGACCGGCGCACCCGCTACGCCGCCGTGTTCTCCCTGGCCGACACCCCCGAGCAGGTCACGGTACCGCTCGGCTCCATCGGGGCACGACCCGGCGACCACATCCGGGAGCTGTGGACCCGTACCGACACCCCGCACGACGGCCACAGCCTGCGCATCGACCTCCCGACCCACGGCGCCGCTCTCTACCGCCTCTCGCCATGA